The following proteins are co-located in the Desulfurococcus amylolyticus Z-533 genome:
- a CDS encoding TatD family hydrolase: MLIDMHIHCHELSPDTIKEYLGRYKLVCVSDDPLSSMKTMRLAEAYPDITPCVGIHPWSIREYSINDLKNILNTAVENNIKCLGEIGLDKRFTPETFNKQLEFLREAVVYAREYGLILNIHAAGAWKEVFDEVYRGGIEKAFFHWYTGPQDLLSSIVEAGYYVGLNPAWRIQVKHREIITRVPVENVLTESDAPYEYHGLKLMPDLIPGSIEYLASITGSSVGEIEEKIWRNYLKIVGSK; the protein is encoded by the coding sequence TTGTTAATCGACATGCATATTCACTGCCATGAATTAAGCCCTGATACGATAAAGGAGTATCTTGGGAGATACAAATTGGTGTGTGTCTCAGACGATCCATTGTCGAGTATGAAGACTATGAGACTTGCTGAAGCATACCCCGATATAACGCCCTGTGTCGGTATTCATCCATGGAGCATTAGGGAGTATAGTATCAATGATTTAAAGAACATATTAAATACAGCAGTGGAAAACAATATCAAATGCCTGGGGGAGATAGGGCTTGATAAACGTTTCACACCGGAAACCTTTAATAAGCAGTTGGAGTTCTTAAGGGAAGCCGTGGTTTACGCCAGAGAGTATGGTTTAATACTCAATATACACGCAGCTGGTGCTTGGAAGGAAGTATTTGATGAAGTATATAGAGGAGGTATTGAAAAGGCATTCTTTCACTGGTACACCGGTCCCCAGGACCTACTGAGTAGCATAGTTGAAGCAGGCTACTATGTAGGATTAAACCCTGCGTGGAGGATCCAGGTTAAACATAGGGAGATTATTACACGGGTACCAGTGGAAAATGTATTAACAGAGAGCGATGCCCCATATGAGTACCATGGTTTGAAACTAATGCCCGATCTAATACCGGGCTCAATAGAGTATTTAGCGTCTATAACAGGTAGTAGTGTTGGAGAGATAGAGGAGAAAATATGGAGGAACTACTTAAAAATCGTTGGCTCTAAGTAG
- a CDS encoding transcriptional regulator, producing the protein MGEINPTGEATNIGTSGSGDVLIDLSNIPLKPLGKREISQLEMALIIGTLYRPEILELIHDPVERSTWVDSLAVAAGAYARMKAGLPVSQIAEELGRSETTIRSHLNMKTKAGKLIHETYEKLKKGELKLLIPFIKAPAAGFEDQIKVLKEEIEKQREKNKQLEARVNELTELLKHRENEVQALKEEVNRLQNELEAKNKELNTCIDNNRLLKDRIDGFMKNLYKVLEELQSTINTG; encoded by the coding sequence ATGGGTGAAATCAATCCTACCGGAGAAGCCACCAATATAGGTACTAGTGGATCCGGAGATGTCTTAATCGATTTGTCAAACATACCTTTGAAGCCGCTTGGCAAACGCGAGATAAGCCAGCTTGAAATGGCCCTGATAATAGGCACGCTCTACAGGCCTGAAATCCTTGAATTAATACATGATCCTGTAGAGAGGTCTACATGGGTTGACAGCCTGGCGGTGGCGGCTGGAGCATATGCCAGAATGAAGGCTGGACTGCCCGTCAGCCAGATAGCTGAGGAACTAGGAAGAAGTGAGACCACTATAAGGAGCCATTTAAACATGAAGACAAAGGCTGGTAAACTAATCCATGAAACATACGAGAAACTCAAGAAAGGGGAGTTAAAGCTACTCATACCATTCATCAAGGCCCCTGCTGCAGGCTTTGAAGACCAAATCAAGGTGCTTAAGGAGGAAATTGAGAAACAAAGGGAGAAAAACAAACAGCTCGAGGCCAGGGTCAATGAGTTAACAGAGTTGTTGAAGCATAGGGAGAATGAGGTACAAGCACTCAAAGAAGAGGTTAATAGGCTTCAAAACGAGCTGGAGGCGAAGAATAAGGAGTTAAATACATGCATAGATAACAATAGATTACTTAAGGATAGAATAGATGGGTTCATGAAAAACCTTTATAAAGTACTCGAGGAACTACAGAGCACTATTAACACGGGGTAA
- a CDS encoding IS607 family transposase — protein MEKLYKLSEFARILGVSRSAVIKWIRTGRVRAVNIHGRWYIPESEIERLTKGFYADLKRVAIYARVSGGTQRDDLERQVASLEDYVRKQFPQAEYVVVRDVASGLKEDRRGLGKLIEMARKRQIDAVVVAYRDRLTRFGFTYLEKLFEAYGVRVVVVFDQEPKDYYQELVEDLIAIVTSFASKIYGKRSHKYRKVVEVVEQAVKDP, from the coding sequence ATGGAGAAGCTGTACAAGCTCAGCGAGTTCGCTAGGATTCTCGGCGTGAGCCGTAGCGCGGTGATAAAGTGGATTAGGACTGGGAGGGTTAGGGCTGTCAACATCCACGGCAGGTGGTATATCCCGGAGTCTGAGATTGAAAGATTAACCAAGGGGTTCTACGCTGATTTGAAGAGAGTCGCTATCTATGCTAGGGTCAGCGGTGGTACGCAAAGGGATGACCTGGAGAGGCAGGTTGCTTCGCTGGAAGACTATGTTAGAAAACAGTTTCCACAAGCCGAGTACGTGGTTGTTAGAGACGTCGCTAGCGGTCTTAAGGAGGACAGGCGCGGTTTAGGGAAGCTCATTGAAATGGCTAGGAAGAGGCAGATAGACGCTGTGGTGGTGGCTTACAGGGATAGACTGACTAGGTTTGGCTTCACCTATCTCGAGAAGCTCTTCGAGGCATACGGTGTGAGAGTAGTAGTCGTTTTCGACCAAGAGCCCAAAGACTACTACCAGGAGCTAGTCGAGGACCTAATAGCGATCGTCACCAGCTTCGCCAGCAAAATCTACGGCAAGCGTAGCCACAAGTACAGGAAGGTGGTGGAGGTCGTTGAGCAAGCTGTCAAAGACCCTTAA
- a CDS encoding IS200/IS605 family accessory protein TnpB-related protein: protein MSKLSKTLKRTVVLEGWTNSAGRRALREVFEAYRTMLQEMVEYAVERNASQVTLHRIFYHKFREEYPWLPTRVIKGCYRDAVRRARSFLRLKKRGLARSDKPVVKNITVAYSDLQDWRLGSGVVELRTHNGWILIHYRGHKQLRRYLYSGWSLSSELRVKLDGKRVLLYLTFKKDFEVSYNPNNVIAVDVNENNVTLAVFKNRALYEVYRVETSLGKMVIAYSERRRRIAEGRSTKDRGVRGALRRLRERGRKMDIIYKVARFIEGLAYANSAVVVVGDVRKGKRRLASRAGSGSLRHRIHQWSISKLVEVLDNKPIHVVEVSEAYSSSRDPFSGEPIENCTPSVIRAAVRGRRVKVAKITLRLAGLSNGLTLDRDVIGAINIGLKHLSTDGSPVALGSTGSHEVRVKLVNPHQGSTPPTELKVIETN, encoded by the coding sequence TTGAGCAAGCTGTCAAAGACCCTTAAGAGGACAGTAGTGTTGGAAGGCTGGACTAATAGTGCTGGCAGGCGAGCGCTTAGGGAAGTCTTTGAAGCATACAGAACCATGCTCCAAGAGATGGTCGAATACGCGGTCGAGCGCAACGCCTCGCAGGTCACTCTGCACAGGATCTTCTACCACAAGTTCAGGGAGGAGTACCCTTGGCTACCGACAAGAGTGATCAAGGGTTGCTACCGCGACGCGGTCAGGAGGGCTAGGAGCTTCCTGAGGCTGAAGAAGAGGGGGCTCGCGCGGAGCGACAAGCCGGTAGTGAAGAACATCACGGTGGCCTACTCTGACCTTCAGGACTGGAGGTTGGGGAGCGGGGTCGTCGAGCTGAGGACGCACAACGGCTGGATATTGATCCATTACAGGGGTCACAAGCAACTGCGCAGGTACCTCTACAGCGGCTGGAGTCTCTCAAGCGAGCTTAGGGTCAAGCTTGATGGAAAGAGGGTATTGCTCTACTTGACCTTTAAGAAAGACTTCGAGGTCTCCTACAACCCTAACAATGTCATTGCTGTTGATGTTAATGAGAATAACGTCACATTGGCTGTCTTCAAGAATAGAGCGCTGTACGAAGTCTATAGGGTCGAGACCAGCCTAGGCAAAATGGTCATCGCATACTCCGAGAGGAGAAGGAGGATCGCGGAGGGGAGGTCGACAAAGGACAGGGGTGTGAGGGGGGCGCTGAGGAGGCTGAGGGAGAGGGGGAGGAAGATGGACATTATCTACAAGGTCGCTAGGTTCATCGAGGGGCTGGCCTACGCGAACAGCGCAGTCGTGGTCGTCGGGGACGTCCGCAAGGGTAAGAGAAGGCTCGCTAGCAGAGCAGGGAGCGGTAGCCTCAGGCACAGGATCCACCAGTGGAGCATCTCGAAGCTGGTGGAGGTACTGGATAACAAGCCCATACACGTCGTCGAGGTGTCGGAGGCGTACTCCTCCTCGAGGGATCCCTTTAGTGGAGAGCCCATTGAAAATTGCACCCCCTCTGTGATCCGCGCTGCGGTGAGAGGGAGGAGGGTGAAAGTAGCCAAGATCACCCTAAGGCTGGCCGGGCTGAGCAACGGGCTGACCCTAGACAGGGACGTCATCGGAGCCATAAACATAGGATTGAAGCACCTATCCACAGATGGGAGCCCCGTGGCGTTGGGCTCGACGGGATCCCATGAGGTGCGGGTGAAGCTAGTGAACCCGCACCAAGGGTCAACCCCACCCACGGAATTAAAAGTAATTGAAACCAATTAA